In a single window of the Raphanus sativus cultivar WK10039 chromosome 9, ASM80110v3, whole genome shotgun sequence genome:
- the LOC108826208 gene encoding peptide methionine sulfoxide reductase A3-like, with protein MNLSAIIQGNDNDAPAVGNEFAQFAAGCFWGVELAFQRVSGVTHTEVGYTQGTLHNPSYDDVCTNTTNHAEVVRVQYDPKECNFESLLDVFWSRHDPTTLNRQGKDVGTQYRSGIYFYTPEQEKLAAESMERHQQQMESKIMTEILPAKKFYRAEEYHQQYLSKGGPSCGIACNSPFMCSAATA; from the exons ATGAATCTTTCTGCTATCATTCAGGGAAACGACAATGACGCTCCGGCGGTGGGAAATGAGTTTGCGCAGTTCGCCGCTGGATGCTTCTGGGGCGTGGAGCTGGCGTTTCAGAGAGTCTCCGGTGTGACTCATACGGAGGTGGGATACACCCAAGGGACCCTCCACAATCCTTCATACGATGATGTCTGCACGAACACAACGAACCATGCAGAGGTTGTCAGGGTTCAGTATGATCCCAAAGAGTGCAACTTTGAGTCTTTGCTTGACGTCTTCTGGTCTAGGCATGACCCCACCACCTTGAATCGCCAG GGAAAAGATGTGGGAACCCAATACAGATCAGGGATATACTTCTACACACCTGAGCAGGAGAAACTAGCGGCAGAGTCAATGGAACGTCACCAGCAACAAATGGAGAGTAAGATCATGACTGAGATTTTACCTGCTAAGAAATTCTACAGAGCTGAGGAGTATCATCAGCAGTACCTGTCAAAGGGTGGGCCGTCCTGTGGCATAGCCTGCAACAGTCCATTCATGTGCAGCGCTGCTACGGCTTAA
- the LOC108824611 gene encoding uncharacterized protein LOC108824611: MISSLGKLTTDRQMGWGPRAERAGVGGPLAVGGRGVTETMMVKGDLHDEEVGTSSQPSFGGLEIHVPRGVDEDYNNDVAPAFITARASLEDLASHDLSGLVEDHHVELVYDMSPRSGSRFPSFSSVSSDYKPDLPGKSAEEVHENADNGGETYSESIGPAEIHSTSDEIERSTREVGESSSLVEGEVGIDGQKNSTVSGSESEEVVSTGMLEQHLPVAPTNSPLGYGDTREHVTTLEESPDVVHDIAETSVNRSVAEGIMHEEEDKQKDKTNPQTFNADIPIDSYSTLSSGAVEYAETHSFNDEDVSQSEQDAVQSSVSNQTMDIEVDSVNASIQNVGSGETTPYESDRELTWSDKSVVEKSSSPEHGEDQAPARAAPVSVVFSWNITFHEYHDAPKDTADLSCLTSDTSSSPAESPEYTTPMVGEGSRAEFFQETVYDELDHVVERLDQLTDLHAIPQTPPEVITEEADEIKEIDEGLLSELDTIGDFSVKEVVTDSEPGPSSIGSDTANELTEALPVLEARSVEDIESAFQQIHEGSEVDDVILPSTVQDQLALREL, encoded by the exons atgatttcgagccttggaaaattaacgaccgaccgtcagatgggatggggcccacgggccgagagagcgggcgtgggtggcccattagccgtgggcggtcggggcgttacagaAACAATGATGGTGAAAGGTGATCTTCATGATGAAGAAGTAGGTACTTCTTCCCAGCCTTCTTTTGGAGGATTAGAAATCCATGTTCCAAGAGGGGTGGATGAGGATTATAACAACGATGTAGCGCCTGCTTTCATTACTGCACGCGCCTCGCTGGAGGACTTAGCAAGTCATGATCTTTCTGGTTTGGTGGAGGACCACCACGTAGAACTTGTTTACGATATGAGTCCTCGTTCTGGCAGTAGGTTCCCATCCTTTTCTTCCGTGTCGTCTGATTACAAACCAGACCTACCTGGAAAGAGTGCGGAAGAAGTACATGAAAATGCAGACAATGGAGGTGAAACTTATTCTGAGAGCATAGGTCCTGCGGAAATTCATTCCACTTCTGATGAGATTGAGAGAAGTACAAGGGAAGTAGGAGAGAGTAGCTCACTTGTTGAAGGAGAGGTTGGAATTGATGGTCAAAAGAATTCAACTGTTTCCGGGTCTGAATCTGAGGAAGTAGTATCTACAGGGATGCTTGAACAACATCTCCCAGTTGCGCCTACAAATTCACCTTTGGGATATGGCGACACGAGGGAGCATGTGACAACACTGGAAGAATCACCTGATGTGGTACATGACATAGCTGAAACTTCAGTTAACAGATCAGTAGCTGAAGGGATAATGCACGAGGAAGAGGATAAACAAAAGGACAAAACAAATCCTCAAACATTCAATGCAGACATCCCAATAGACAGTTACTCCACTCTATCTTCTGGAGCAGTTGAGTACGCTGAGACGCATTCATTTAATGATGAAGATGTTTCGCAGTCGGAACAAGATGCAGTTCAGTCATCAGTTTCCAATCAAACTATGGAtattgaagtagactctgtgaATGCTAGTATCCAAAATGTGGGATCCGGAGAAACGACTCCTTATGAATCAGATAGAGAACTGACCTGGTCTGATAAATCTGTGGTAGAAAAATCATCATCACCTGAACATGGTGAAGATCAA GCACCAGCTCGTGCAGCTCCTGTTAGTGTGGTCTTTTCCTGGAACATCACTTTCCACGAGTATCATGATGCTCCTAAGGATACAGCCGATTTATCTTGTTTGACATCCGACACATCCTCATCTCCAGCAGAGTCTCCCGAGTACACAACACCTATGGTTGGTGAAGGCTCAAGGGCGGAGTTCTTCCAAGAGACTGTTTACGACGAGCTTGACCATGTGGTCGAGCGATTAGATCAGCTTACGGATTTACATGCAATACCTCAAACTCCTCCTGAAGTAATCACTGAAGAGGCAGACGAGATCAAAGAGATTGACGAAGGATTGTTGTCTGAACTCGACACGATTGGGGACTTTAGTGTTAAGGAAGTTGTGACAGATTCTGAACCTGGGCCATCTTCGATAGGATCAGACACTGCCAACGAACTGACGGAAGCTCTACCTGTTCTGGAAGCAAGATCGGTTGAAGACATAGAATCTGCCTTCCAGCAGATCCATGAAGGATCTGAGGTTGATGATGTTATTCTTCCTAGTACCGTTCAAGACCAGTT